The segment ACGGGGCGGTGCCGGTTGTTCGCGGCACCTGCTGCTTCGGACTTGTTCACCTCCGCCGCCGCGCGACTAGCCCGGATCTTTCACGAACATCGTGAAAGATCCGCCCTTCGGGCCGACTTTGTCGGGGCTAGCCGCGACAAAGTCGCTCCGCCGCAGGCGGACGGAAATTTCGAGCACATGAATACTCTCGTTCATGAAATTTCCGGGCTAGAACGACTCGTAGGCGACGAAATCTTCGAGCGGCTTTTTCTTGGGCGGCTGCGGCCACTCGACGGGCACGCCAATCGGCGTGATGCAGACCCGCGTGTAGTAGTCCGGAATCTTGAAGACCGCTTTCGTGACGGAATCGGGAATCGAATCGGTCAGGAAGACCGTGCCGTAGCCGAGGGCGCGAGCGGCCAGCATCAGATTTGCGGCCGCCAGCGGGCCATCATAGTGATTGTAGTCCGGGTATTTCGAGCGGTTGTCGGTGAGAACGACCACGTAAACCGGCGCGGAGAGATAGCCGTCATAGGTGGCCTGCGCCGACTTCGTGAACTGTTCCTTGGTGACGTTCGGATAATACTCGGGATGCTGCGCGAAGTGCTCGGCCGCTGCGGCGAGGCAGGCCTCCTTCAGCTCACGGATTTTTTCGGGCGAGCGGACGACGAGAAATTTCCACGGCTGTTGGTTGCCGGACGTGGCGGACATCCGGGCGGCGTCGAGGATCTTCGTGACGTGTTCCGCCGGCACGGGCGCGTCGGGCTTGAACGCGCGGACCGAGCGCCGCGACTGGACAATGTCCCAGAAATCGAGCGGCGCATCGGTGCGAGCCGGCGCGGCGGTTTGGGCATGCGTGGCGCAGGCCACGAACGCAACGGCGCCGAGCAGAGCGGCGCAGTGCAGGAATAAACGACGGGTGGGCATAGAAGTTGAGAGTTGAGAGTTGAGAGATGAGGGTTGAGGGGAGCCCAGAGTCTCGAGCTGAGAGATGAGAGACGGAGCGGAGATCGGGATTCGGAGATCGCAGGGCACTGAGGTCGGTCACTTCGACTTCAACTTCCTGCTTCGACTATTCCGCGCGGAGCGCGTCGATGGGGTTAAGGCGGGTGGCGCGATGCGCGGGGAGCCAGGAGGCGAGCGCCGCGGCGGCGAGCACGGTGGCAACGCTCGCGGCGAGCTGCGGGAGGCTCAGTGGGGTGGCGTCGGCGAGCATGGCGCCGACGGCTTTCGCGATCAGCCAGGAGCCGAGGGCCCCAATCACGCCGCCGAGCGCAACCCACGCGAGCGCCTGACGCACGACCAGCGTGGCGATGTCGCGCGGGGCGGCGCCGAAGGCCACGCGCACGCCGATGTCACGGCGGCGGCGGGCGAAGGTGAACGAGAGCGTGCCGTAGAGTCCGAGCGCGGCGAGTGCAAGAATGCCGACGGTGAGCGCGTCCACTACCGAGGTGACAATAGCCAGGACGCGGCCGGAATCGTCGAAGTGATTCCGCATGGACTTGACGTCGGCGAGCGCCAGATCCGGATCGAGCCGGGCCAGCTCGGCGCGGATCGAGTCGACCGGCACGGGGAGGCCGGCGCGGCTCCGCACGACGAGAAAGCCCTCGGGCCACGGGCTGTCGGAATACGCGAAGTAGGCTTCGGGTTTGGCGGGACGCTCGGCGAATTGGCGGATGTCCTCGACGACGCCGACGATCTGCCCCGACCAGGTTTCACCCGACTGCGCCGGGCGAAGGTGGTGCCCGATGGGATTTTGCCCGGGCCAGTAACGCTGGGCCATGGTGCGGTTGATGACCACGGCGCTGCGCGGGACGGCGGAGTCCTGCTCGGTGAGCGGCCGGCCTTGCAGCAGCCGGGCGTTGAGGGCGGCGAAGAACTGCGGAGAGATGTAGGAGACCTCCACATACGGGCGGGGCGAGGCGGGATCGTAGCTCTCCTGGTCGGTGAGCAGCGGCATGCTGATGCCGCCGTTGAGCGGGAGCTTGGTCGTCACCGCGGCATCGCTCACGCCGGGCTGTGCCTGCACCGCGGCGAGGAACCGATCCCAGAAGGCGACGCGGGTTGCGTCCGAATACTGCGTGCCGCGCACGACCACGGCGGAGGTGACGACTTGATCGGAAATCATCGCGCGGGATCCGGCGACCATTTGTTGATAGGTTCCAGACAGCTGCATCGCGATGCTGACGAGGAACTGGGCGAGCGCGATCTGGCCGATGACCAGCCGGCGCAGCCGTCGCTGGGTTTTGCGGGCGCTGGTGTGATTGACGCCAGCTTCCTTGAGGCCGCTCACCACATCGGTCTTGGAGGCGAGGAGTGCGGGCGTCAGTCCGGCGGCCTGCACGACGAAGACGGCGAGCAATCCGATGCAACCGAGCAACCAGCCATCGACGACGAGTCCGGCGCGCGGCATGACGGCGGCGGGCAACGCAGCGCGGAGCGCGTCGAGGCCCCAGAGCGTCAGCAGAAAGCCGGCGCCGCTGGCGAGCAGCGCGAGCAGGATGCTCTCGGCGAGCACCAGGCGGATGATGCGCAGGCGCGAGGCACCGAGCGCCACGCGCACGGCGATCTCGGATTGGCGGCTGATACCGCGCGCGAGCATCATGCTCGCGACGTTTTGCGCCGCGAGGACCAGCAGGGTCCAGCCGGCGGCGAGCAGGACCGAGATGCGCAGCGCGGGCAGGCCGCCGAGTCCCTGCTGCAGCGGCATGAACCAAAATTCCTTGCGCGGATCGGCGTCGGGCGTGGACTGGCGGATTTTCGCGGCGACGGCGCCGAGTTCTGCGTCGGCCTGGCTGGCGCTGACGCCTGGCTTTAGCCGGGCCAGCGAAGCGAGCCAATAATCGCCGCGGCTGGCACCTTGGTGGCGAAGCACCAGCGGGAGGAAGATCTGCAACCGGCGCTCGCGCGTCCACAACGACAGCAACTCGAAGCCGGGCGGCATCACGCCGACAATCGTGACGTTGCGGCCATCGAGCCGCAGTGTGCGACCGATGCAATCGGGTCGTCCGGCAAACCGGCTCTGCCAGAGTGAATGACTGATGATCGCGACCGCGGCGCCGTCCTGGCCGGCCACGTCGTCGGCGCTGAACCAGCGGCCGAGAAGCGGCGGGACTTTCAGCGTAGAGAAAACACCGGGCGTGCAATAGGCGCCCTCAACCGACTCGGGCTGGTCGCCACCGAGCGTGTAGCGTCGCGGCGAAAATGCGCCCACGGCTTCGAGTCCTCCGACTTGCTCCTGGATATCGAGGAGATCGGGGGTGGACAGCGGCTTGAAGTCGAAGTGCGAGCCGCTGGACTTCGTCCAGATCTGTCCGATCCGGTCGCCCTCGGGATAGGGAAGCGGATCAAGGAGCAGGCTTTTGACGACCGTGAAGACGGCGGCGGTGCCGGCGATGCCGACGGCGAGCGTGATCACCGCGACGGCGGTGAAGCCGGGCGATTTCAGCAGCTGGCGGAAGGCGTAGCGGAGGTCGGAGAGCATGAGCTGAGAGCCAAGAGTTCAGAGCTGAGAGCAGGGCGAGGTCGGCGAGGCAGAGAGATCTACTCGGCGCGGAGCGCGTCGACGGGGTTGACGCGGGTGGCGCGGCGGGCGGGGAGCCAGCAGGCCAGC is part of the Opitutus terrae PB90-1 genome and harbors:
- a CDS encoding nitroreductase family protein, whose translation is MPTRRLFLHCAALLGAVAFVACATHAQTAAPARTDAPLDFWDIVQSRRSVRAFKPDAPVPAEHVTKILDAARMSATSGNQQPWKFLVVRSPEKIRELKEACLAAAAEHFAQHPEYYPNVTKEQFTKSAQATYDGYLSAPVYVVVLTDNRSKYPDYNHYDGPLAAANLMLAARALGYGTVFLTDSIPDSVTKAVFKIPDYYTRVCITPIGVPVEWPQPPKKKPLEDFVAYESF
- a CDS encoding ABC transporter permease, which codes for MLSDLRYAFRQLLKSPGFTAVAVITLAVGIAGTAAVFTVVKSLLLDPLPYPEGDRIGQIWTKSSGSHFDFKPLSTPDLLDIQEQVGGLEAVGAFSPRRYTLGGDQPESVEGAYCTPGVFSTLKVPPLLGRWFSADDVAGQDGAAVAIISHSLWQSRFAGRPDCIGRTLRLDGRNVTIVGVMPPGFELLSLWTRERRLQIFLPLVLRHQGASRGDYWLASLARLKPGVSASQADAELGAVAAKIRQSTPDADPRKEFWFMPLQQGLGGLPALRISVLLAAGWTLLVLAAQNVASMMLARGISRQSEIAVRVALGASRLRIIRLVLAESILLALLASGAGFLLTLWGLDALRAALPAAVMPRAGLVVDGWLLGCIGLLAVFVVQAAGLTPALLASKTDVVSGLKEAGVNHTSARKTQRRLRRLVIGQIALAQFLVSIAMQLSGTYQQMVAGSRAMISDQVVTSAVVVRGTQYSDATRVAFWDRFLAAVQAQPGVSDAAVTTKLPLNGGISMPLLTDQESYDPASPRPYVEVSYISPQFFAALNARLLQGRPLTEQDSAVPRSAVVINRTMAQRYWPGQNPIGHHLRPAQSGETWSGQIVGVVEDIRQFAERPAKPEAYFAYSDSPWPEGFLVVRSRAGLPVPVDSIRAELARLDPDLALADVKSMRNHFDDSGRVLAIVTSVVDALTVGILALAALGLYGTLSFTFARRRRDIGVRVAFGAAPRDIATLVVRQALAWVALGGVIGALGSWLIAKAVGAMLADATPLSLPQLAASVATVLAAAALASWLPAHRATRLNPIDALRAE